ACGATGATGGCAAAGATGTCCTCGACCACCATGTCGAGGAAGTTGGGGCTAGCTTTGGTACGTGGGCAGGGGATGCGGATTTTCCAATCGGTCCTTTTAAAGAACTTGGTGCACAACAATCCAATAGCTCATTTATCACCGCTGATAAACAGGCAATCGTTAAGTATTTCCGCAAGCTGGAACCAGGACTGAATCCAGATGTGGAACTGCTCTCCCAAATTTCTTCATGCACCAATATCGCGCCAATTCTAGGTTTCTCCACCGCCACCATCGACGGACGCAGCTACACCTTGGTCATGGCCCAGCAGTACATTCCGGGGCAAGACGCGTGGGAGTATGCGCTGACCACTACTAATGCAAGCTTCGCTGACGATGCAGAAAAGATCGGTCAAGCCACCCGCAATGTTCACACTGCTCTTGCGCAAGCGTTTCCAACCTCTGTGGTATCTGCACAAACTCTAGGTGATGGTTTAACCACCCGCCTTGACTCTCTTATCCATCAAGCCCCTGAACTAGCCAAGTTCAAAGCACCAGCACGTAGTCTTTATCAATCTTTAGAAGGCGATGCACATATCCAACGCATCCACGGCGACCTGCATTTGGGGCAGCTGATTAAAACATCCGATCGCTATATCCTCATTGATTTTGAAGGCGAGCCAGCCCGTCCCCTCCACCAGCGACGCCTCCCTGATTCACCTTTGCGCGACCTAGCAGGCATCATCCGATCCATTGACTATGCAGCCAATTTCGATGGCGAGTTCACCCAATGGGCTAATGAGGCAACCGCTCTCTTTTTGGCTGGTTACGGATCCATTGAAAATGAGGAACTACTCAACGCTTACATCCTGGACAAAGCGCTTTATGAAGTGGCCTATGAAATAAACAACCGCCCCGACTGGGTGAAAATCCCACTCGAAGCGGTTGAGCGAATCCTGGATTAAAGCCCTTCCTAGATTAAAAACCTACTCAGCGTCAAAGGCTTCCAGGATGGCTTGGCGCAGCTCAGGGGCACTGAGCTGATCTACCAGCCACGGAGAAAACACAAATGGGGTGGCGTCAACGGCGTCGAAAAGCTTTTGGGGCTCGACCCACTCAAACTCCTCAACCTCGTCGTCTAGCGGTTCCACGAACTCCCCCACCGCTAAACGAACGAGGTGAACCGGGCACAGCTCCCACTCCACAATGCCTGAGGCATCCTCTGCGCGGTACTGATAATCAGGAAGAATCTCTTGAATATCCAAGAAGGAATCCACCTCCAGCCCCAGCTCATCAACGCCACGACGACGAATCGCATCCGCATTCGTCTCATCCGGGCCAGGGTGCCCACACATGGAGTTGGTCCACACACCAGGCCACGTCTTCTTCGACAACGCACGACGCGTCACCAACAATTCACCCCGCGGATTCAAAATATATGTCGAAAACGCAAAATGCAGAGGCGTGTCCTTAGTGTGCACCGTAGCTTTCGGCGCAGTACCAATAGCGTTACCCTCGGAATCAGCTAGTACAACCAGTTCAACCTCAGTAGTCATGCCCCAAGTTTAGCCACATTCAGCCATTATCCTCGCACCCAGTCACCAATCACACCCGGAACAACGGGCCCCCGATCGCCCAACAGAGCCGCAATATTGCGATCTTCCTCCACCGCCGAGGTCACCGACTTCACCTTTCCAGTATTTTTCTGCCCAGCGCCGGCGCCTCCCGCGCCTCCCATGGGCATCATAGGCATCACGCCTCGACCGAAATTGCTTGTCGACGCCTTCCCACCCCCTGCACCAGCCATCCCCATTCCAGCACCCGACTGTGAACTAGATCCAACAGAAGGTCCCGTCTGGCGAGTATTTTTACTTTGAGAACCCGCAGTTCCCACACCAGTTACTCCACCAGCACCACCCATCATCGGAGCTACACCGCCACCAACAGCAGACGCCCCATGAGTACGCGCCCCTATCAAAGAATCAGATTTAATCCCCGAACCCGCAGGACTCATACGACCACTGTTGGTACTGCCAATCATTCCTGGGGCTGGTCCACCAATCATGCCAGCCTGCGAACCGAAGCCAGAACCGCCTGAAATAGATTGCGACATCGGCGAAACCGACGATGCTGACATTCCCGCACCACCCGATAAGTTCTGCCCCGCCGATGCAGCTGCAGTCAACATATCCCCAATATCGATGCCCTCGACTTGATCCGCAACGGTGGCAAAACTGCCCGCCCCAACCTGAGCTGCAGCATCCTGTACAGCACTGGCTAACTGCGAAGCACCTGCCGGAGTCAACCCAGCAGCAGACCACGCCTTACCACTTCCAGCAATATCACCCATCCCCAAGGCAATGTCACCAGCAGCCCCATTAGCACCCTTCATCTGCATCAAATTGCTCACCGGCGGAACACCAGTCAACACATCCGCCTGGAAAGTAGCTTGAAACGACGCCAAAAATGCCCGCTCCGCCGCAGCTCTTTTAATCGGATCCAAAATCGCCTTAATCGACGTCGCAGCCATAAACACCTGCATCCGATGCCCCATATAAATCCTGTTCAACGTCCCCACCGACGCACCCATCATCCGAGCATTCGCAGCAAACGTCGCCCCCGCAGCCGACACCTCATTAATCCGAGCAGCAGCCTGCTCGAACGTATCCCCCGCGTTCTCTGCCAACAGATCGCCCGCAATCGACGACAACGTAGCAGACACATCACTGATAGCCGACGCCATAGAATTCCACGATCCCTGCGCCTCCAGAACCGCCCCCGAGTTGGTTCCGGAAAACTGACTACACAATGCATCCAACGACATCGAAGGACGAACAACTGGCGGATTAAACACGAAGGATTCAAACCTAGGTGTCGGCCGCGCCGGAAACATTACCGACTCTTCTACAACCTTGCCACCGGTATCAGCAATATCCATACCCCTGGCAAATAGCTCATCTTGTCCAGACAAAGCCTCCCCCGAAGCCCGCAAAGCAGCCGATAGCCACTCGATCTGTTCCGCATAGGAAGTCAGCACAGTGTTAGCTGCACCAACTCCCCCATTGATAACTCGACTATGCCCGGTACCTAGTTGGTCAAGGCCGGAGACAGTGGAAAAGGCGCTTAAGTAGCCGACTTTTCCAGATACTAATGCTGTACTACTGACTGCCTCAGCCTCTGAAGCTAGTTTTGAAACTGCATTCGATAACGACGACAAGTTTATTTTCAATGTCATTTATTTCCCTCAATTTCTTCCAACAGATTGTCCAAAGTTTGAACTGCACCAGGACACAATATTTCTGGCTCCCAGACTTCCCCTGTTTCAAAATAAGTGACTGTTAGCCTCCCCCAGTCATAATCATTGGCGGCTTCGCATTGTCGAGCATTCAACGAAACCTGTTGCACGTAAATATCTGGATTCTTTTTGGTACCCCAATCAATAGTTTCGAGAGATAATGCACGGACATACTCCCGATCCACGGTGTCGGTCGCAACCATCCAAATTCCGGGAAGATCCAGTGTGTTTGACTGACGGAATGTACAACCGGAGGCCAACGTGCCCAGATCAGTGTCTTGATCAACTAGTTCGATCAATCCTGCATTTTCGAACTGTTCCTGCGTGAGTACTTCGCACGGATGAAATTGGCTGGCAAGTACGTCGTTGCTCGGCTCTATTGATGAAGCTTCCTCAGATGTGGCGGCTTCGGTAACGGTCACGGTTACTGGAGTGGTTGAGCCACCCGAGCAACCGGTAACAGCTAACGTGGTGCCGCATATGAGCAGCCATGTTCGTCGCATGAAAATACCCCGAATCGTTTGTAGTCATGACGAGTGCTTTAAAAGCCACTCATTATCGTTAGACTGCAAAAGTTCGGGGTAGGTTCCCTAAAATTCAAAATATTTTTTGAAATTATGCCAAGGTGTTCAAATTGCCTGTATAGATGACGTTTCCAATTTGAAACTCTGCTGACGATAAAGACCCGTTGGAGGTATTAAACGTGTATTGCAGGTTTGTTGTGGCGCCGGAACCGAGTGGAAGGTCAAGTGGGATGTTGTCGTCACTTGAGAGGGATTCGATGTTGGTTCGGTTGCCGTTGTAATCGTTGATTTGCAGCGTGGGCTGTTCGATTGCGTCGGCAGGCAGTGGTGCTTCGTTTAAGTTTTTGACTGCGATGTAAATTATCGATCCGCCGTTGGTGCCGTAGCCGGTTCCTTGGAAGATGAATTCAACGTTGAGGCCGGGGTCTTGAATTTTGGTTTCACCGCTCGGCACTGTAATTGGAGCGACTTGTTCGGCTTGGAAAACCGGGGTTGATGAGGTGGTTACTTCAATAGTTTCATCGGGGGAAACGCTTGCTTGGCTATCAGCGCTTTCGCCCGAACAGCCTGCAAGAAGGGCGACTGCTAACAGTGCTGGGATTGTCCTCAACTTCACTTCGGGCTCCTTTGTAGTAATAGGTTCTTAGGAAAGTTTACTAGCCTAGAGCGTATGCGATTTCCTGAACTCGAAGAATTGAAGAATCGCCGGACCTTGAAGTGGACCCGGTTTCCAGAAGACGTGCTTCCTTTGTGGGTGGCGGAAAGTGATTTCGGTACCTGCCCGCCGTTGAAGGAGGCATTGGCAGACGCCGTTGAACGTGAGGTTTTTGGATATCCACCAGATGCGACCGGCCTCAATGAAGCACTGGCTGGTTTCTATGATCGACGTTATGGTTTCGCCCCAAAGCCTGAGAATGTGTTTGCGATCCCTGATGTGGTTCGTGGGCTCAAGCTTGCCATTGAGCACTTCACCAAGCCTGGTTCGGCAATTATTGTGCCGTTGCCTGCTTATCCGCCGTTTATTGAGTTGCCTAAGGTGACTGGTCGTCAGGCGATTTACATTGATGCGCACAAGTACGACCTGAAGGAAATTGAAAAGGCTTTTGCTGAGGGTGCAGGATCACTGTTGTTCTGTAATCCTCACAACCCACTGGGCACGGTGTTTTCTGAAGATTACATCCGTGAGCTCACCGATATTGCGGCGAAGTATGATGCCCGCATTATCGTTGATGAAATTCATGCTCCTTTGGTTTATGAAGGCACACATGTGGTTGCTGCTGGTGTGTCTGAAAATGCTGCAAACACCTGCATCACTATTACTGCAACGTCCAAAGCTTGGAATACCGCTGGTTTGAAATGCGCCCAGATCTTCTTCAGCAATGATGCGGATGTAAAGGCCTGGAAGAAGCTATCTGACATTACTCGTGATGGTGTGTCCATCCTCGGTTTGATCGCAGCGGAAACGGTGTACAACGAGGGTGAGGAATTTCTCAATGAATCTTTAGAAATCCTCAAGAGTAACCGGGACTTTGCAGCCGCTGAGCTGGAGAAACTTGGTGTGAAAGTCTATGCTCCGGATTCCACTTATTTGATGTGGTTGGACTTTAGTGGAACCAAGATTGAAGAGGCTCCTTCTAAGATTTTGCGTGAGGAGGGTAAGGTCATGCTGAATGACGGCGCAGCTTTTGGTGGTTTCAAGACTTGTGCTCGTCTTAACTTTGCTTGTTCCCGTGAAACCCTTGAGGAGGGGCTGCGCCGTATCGCCAGCGTTTTATAAACCTTATGAGTAAAAAGTCTGTCCTGATCACTTCTTTGATGCTATTTTCCATGTTCTTTGGAGCTGGAAATCTCATCTTCCCGCCGATGCTTGGCTTATCGGCAGGAACCAACTATCTACCCGCTATTTTAGGATTTCTAGCAACTAGCGTTTTGCTTCCGGTGCTAGCAATTATCGCGGTGGTGTTGTCGGGAGAAAACGTCAAGGACATGGCTTCTCGTGGCGGAAAGATCTTTGGTCTTATCTTCCCGATTGCTGCCTATTTGGCCATCGGCGCGTTTTACGCGCTGCCGAGGACTGGGGCGGTGAGCTATTCGACGGCGGTGGGCGTCGATAATGCGCTTTATTCTGGGATTTTCAACTTCGTATTCTTTGCTGTTGCGCTTGCGTTGTCGTGGAATCCCAATGGTATTGCGGATAAGTTAGGTAAATGGCTTACCCCGGCGCTGCTTCTTTTGATTGTTGTGTTGGTTGCGCTGTCGATGGCTACGCTGAGTGGAACTCCCGGTGAGCCAAACAGTGCTTATGCCGAGCAACCTGCGGGTGCGGGGCTGCTTGAGGGCTACATGACGATGGATGCGATCGCTGCGCTGGCCTTCGGCATCGTGGTGATTTCTGCGTTTAAGTACCAAAAAGTAAAAAAGGTCCGCACCGCAACCGTCGCGTCTGCGTTTATTGCCGGTATCTTGTTGGCGTTGGTTTACCTTGGTCTTGGCTCAATCGGTCAAGTAGTTACTGGTGAGTTCGCAGACGGCACAGCCATTTTGAACCATGCTGCTGCATCTACGATGGGTGAAGTCGGCCGGATCATCTTCGTGGCCATTTTGATCCTTGCATGTATGACAACAGCTGTTGGTTTGATCAGTGCAACATCGGAATTTTTCAATTCTTTGCTGCCCGGCATCAGCTATCACGTGTGGGCTATTGTGTTTTCACTCATCTCCTTCGGCGTAGCCACCATGGGACTAGATGTTGTTTTGGCTGTCGCAGCTCCTGTCATCAGCTTTATTTATCCTTCGGCAATCACGTTGGTCTTCCTGACTTTGATTGAACCGTTGCTGTTCCGCTTCAAGTGGACTTACCTGCTGGGAATCTGGACCGCGGTTGTTTGGGCATTGTTTATGTCCTTCCCATCCCTTGAGACTTATATCGAGTGGGCACCACTGCACAGCATGTCTTTGGGTTGGGTCATCCCAGTATTAGTAACCTCTGCAATCGGGTTGGTTATTGATGGGAACAAGAAACGTTCCCGAACTGTTGCAAAGAAGGAATCTGTTTCCGTCTAACCATTTTTGGTCAGGAGTCTTTGCATGTCTGTCCCACTTTCACTGATTGATTTTGCCACCATTTTTGACGGCGAAAGGCCTGGTGACAGCTTCAAACGGTCGGTGGCGTTGGCGCAAAAAGCTGAAGCGTTAGGCTTTAAGCGTATTTGGTATGCAGAACACCACAATATGGAAAGCATTTCCTCTGCTGCCCCCGCTGTTCTTATTTCCCACATCGGTGCCCACACCAACACCATCCGTCTCGGTGCTGGTGGCGTGATGTTGCCTAACCACTCCCCTTATGTCATTGCAGAGCAATTCGGCACCCTAGCTGAGCTTTATCCAGACCGCATCGACCTAGGATTGGGCCGTGCCCCCGGCACGGACATGAACACCCTGCGTGCTTTACGACGCGACCCTCAATCTGCCGAAAACTTCCCGTCCGACGTTGTCGAGCTGAACTCTTACCTCACCGGCCGTTCCCGTCTCCCAGGGGTTAACGCTATTCCAGGCAAGGGAACCAACGTACCGCTATACATCTTGGGTTCATCCCTTTTTGGTGCACAATTGGCAGCGCAGTTGGGTATGCCTTATTCTTTCGCATCTCACTTCGCACCAACTCACCTCGAGCATGCAGTGCAAACCTACCGGGATAGCTACCAACCTTCAGAGCAACACCCTGAGCCTTATGTCATTGCGGCTGTCAATGTCACCGCTGCTGATTCCACCGAGCAAGCCCACGATGATTTCTACAAAGTTGCGCGTGCACGTGTGAAGAACATGGCATTGCGTGGTCGACAAGTTACTGATGAGCAACTTGATGAACTCATGGATTCACCTGCTGCTCGCCAAATTGTCGACATGCTTCGCTACACCGCCGTGGGCACTGGATCCGAAGTCAAGGAATACCTAGAAGGTTTCGTCAAGACGGCACAGGCTGATGAACTGATGATCTCCCTGCAATCCCCCAACACTGACGCCACCACCCGCAATATGGAGATTCTTGCAGATACGTGGATTAAATAGTTTCGGTTTTTCAGCTCGCCCAGCCTTGTTCGGGCGGTCGATTTTAAAAAGCCAAACTGGCGTGACAAGATTTTCGGTTTCGTCGATTCCTTGGCACGCCTGTCCGGTATAAGGGTGTAAGGGACCGTAAACCAAACATACGTGCCAAGGATTCCGAAAATCCCGAATCCTTGTCACGTATGTTTGGTTTGCCGAAAAATTGGCTTGGAGCCTTCAAAAAAAGTGACCCCACAGAATCGCTTTTAAGCGCCTTTGGAACCCGAAGTGATACATCGACTCATTCTGGAAATCGAGTGGCTTAAAAGCGCTTCTAGGGAGGACGGCGCTAAATGGGCGCCCACCTAAAAACCTGGCTAAATGGTGTGGAGGTGGGCGTCGAAAAGCAATCTTTTAAATGTTGTACTCTTCCCGGGACTGGGGGCGGGTTTGCTCGACGATCTTGAAACGGGATTCCATCTCTTGGGCTTCCTCCGGATCGTCGACTACATCACCAACCACACCGAGGTCGCCTTCGATGACCACGTTTCCTGGGATGACAATGTTGCCGTCCTCGTCGTGTTCAAGGGCAGGCATCGGCAAGGGATTGCCCTCTTCGTCATAGCCGGGGGCTGGCTGAGAGGAATGTTCTTCAAGTTTTTCTGGTGTGTCAGTCTTTTCCCACTGGCGGGTCTGCACGCGACGAACTGCTGCGGCGTCCTCACTCATGCCTTTGAGCAGGGAGAACATCATGACAAATTGCACGAGGAAGAACGGGAACGCCACGATGATGACCACTTCTTGCAGCGTAGCAATGCCAGATGCTGGAGAAATGATCAGCAGGGAACCTGCGACAGCGCCGATGGTGCAGGCCCACATCACTCGATAACTGGTAGGTGTTTGGTTTTCTTCACCGGTGGCAAACATATCATTGACCAGCGCTGCGGAGTCGATGGAAGTGATAAAGAAAATCACGATGACTGCCAGCGCAAATGCGGAGACAATTCCAGTAAGTGGGTACTCTTGCAGCACGTTGAACAGCGCTGCAGGAACGTCACCTTCAACAACAGTTGGTTGGGTTAAGTAGCCTGGGTTGTTCAACTCCACTTCGATGCCAGCGCGGCCAAAGATGGAGAACCAAATGACGCCAAAGATTGCTGGCAGGGCGAGAACGCCACCAATGAATTCACGCACAGTGCGTCCACGAGAAATACGCGCCACGAACATGCCTACATATGGCGACCAACAGATAGTCCATGCCCAATAGAACACCGTCCATTTGCCTTGCCAACCTGGGTTGTCCTGGAAAGAGTCAGTCCAAAACATCAAGTTGGGCATCCACGAGGCATAAATTCCGAAAGATTCAACAAGGAAGCGCAGCAGCGTGAGAGTTGGGCCAGTGAACAAGATGAAAAACATCAACGCAACAGCCATCGCAATGTTGATGTTAGACAGCAACTTAATGCCCTTATCCAAACCGGAAGCAACGGAAATACACGCCACGGCGGTGATGATCAAAATAATCAGAAGCTGAACCCACGACACCTGCGGGGTGCTCCACAATTTGTTCATACCTGCGTTGATCTGCAGCACACCAAGGCCCACGGACACAGCAATACCAAAGGTGGTGCCCACGATGGCAAGCACGTCAATCAGCTTGCCTGGTGTGGAGTAAATGTGCTTGCCCAAGATTGGGGAAAACACAGAGGACAGACGTGGAGGCAGCTTGCGTTTGTAGATGAAGTATCCCAACGCCAGTCCTGGGAGCGCCATGATCACCCACATGTGAATGCCAAAGTGGTAGAAGGTATACGCAAACGCCTGCACAATTGCGGCTTCACTCATGGATTCTTCATTAGCCATTGGCACGTTAAACGCATGGTTGATTGGTTCGGCGACACCCCAGAACATCAAGACTGCACCAACACCACCAGCAAAAAGCATGCAGAACCAGACGATGATGCTGTGTTCTGGGTCTTCGTCGTCATCGCCAAGTTTTACTCGACCATACCGGGACGCAAAAATACCGATGAGGAAGATGAGAACGAGGGATACACCACCGATATACATCCATCCAAGGTTTTCCAACAACCAACCGGCAACGGCAGAAAAGCTCGTTCGAGCTTTCTCACCAAGCACAATTGTGGCGATGACGAACACCACGATGAAACCAACAGAAATAGAGAAAATGAACGGATCTGATTTAAGACCCCTCTTATTTTTCCCTTCAGGCTCGGTTGTGATAGCTATATTTGAGCTCATCTCATTCTTCCGATCAGTGGATATTTACGAATCTGAAAGAGTACCGAGAATTTCCTAGTTTTTCCCCTTTAATGGAAAATTCTTAGAGGAAACTTAACTAAAGTCTTACCCCATAGAATATTTGGGAGGTTGTTCATTCCGCAAAAAGTTGGAAAAGTTGCCACCACACATTTAAAGCCGTCCCAAACGATCCAGGTTTAACTCAGGATTTTTGGTTAGTAAAATCTCCGCCAACTCAAACGGCTGAGGTGCTGCACCACGCGGAAAATTCACAATATACGGCTGCACCGAATGCACACCTGTCACATTTGCGCGTTCCTCAATGTGGTTTGGCAACAGCGCCGCAAACGAACCCGATTTCTGATCGGACCACAATTGGACAGTATTCAGATCCTCAAACGCGAAGCTCACTCCGCTTCTGGGGATCCGCACGTGTTCATCGACGATTAAAACAGCTTTTCGACGCCGCCCCCACACCACGCACATCGACGCGATCGCGGCCGCTATGCCGCAGCCAGGCAGCATTACTGCCAATGAATACAAGGTGTGCATAGTACCTTCGGCGTCTTGCAACTCATTTAGGAAAAACAGTAAAAATGGCGTGCACATGAGAACAAAAAGGATGCACGTAACCATCGCTTTAGATCTCACCAGCGCCGGCACTCCGGTGCGCACTTTTACTGCGTTCATGATCACCAATGCTAACCCGAAGAACCAAAAATAATGGAGACCGCCACCAACACGGGGAAGGAAATTAGTGTGGTCACTACCCCTGTATCCCTCGCCATGGATTCTGCAGTTCTAAAACGCAACGCATAGGTGTAGACATTTTGTGCTGTTGGGAGAGCACCAAGAATTACCGCAGACAGCAATGCAGTGCCTTCCATGCCAAAAGCCCACGCCAGAAGTCCTGCAACAATTGGGTGCAAGACATTTTTAAACAGTGCAGCTAAAAACACATCCCGGCGCGACACTTGCCCTTTTTCTAAAACCTTGCTCTTTGACAGGGACAGACCAAAAACAACCAAGGCCAACGGAACGGATGCATTAGCCACCATTTCAACTGGCTGTGCGATCACAACTGGCATAGTCATAGAAGTCAGTGATACTGCGATACCTGCGATTGCTGCCAGCACCATGGTGTTTGTTAATGGGGTGACAACAAGGTTACGGACTAAGTTGGTGGATTTTTTCTTTGTCAGCATCTCCATGATGGTCATGGTGATCGGCGCATAGAACGCTACTTGGAACAAAATCACGGGGATCACCACGGTGAAATCATCCAGAATGTAGGCAGCCAGCGGGATACCCAGGTTTCCTGCGTTGGCATAGGAGGCCGCCAACATGCCGATCACTGACACAGCTGTGGTCCGTTTAATCACAAACCGCATGAGTAGGAAGAATAAGAAACCCACTATTAATGCGGACAGTGCGATTACCACGAAGTTGAGGGAGAAAATCGTTGAGGTATCTGATTTGGTCACTCGGTCAAACAGCAATGCTGGGGTGGCCACATAGTAGACAAAGAGGCTCAACGGTTTTTGCGCATTAGCACCCAGGGTGTCTCTTCTGCCAAGAATCCAGCCAATTCCAATCACGATGAACACCACCGTGAAACCCATGAGCACCTGTTGCATGATCGTTATTGTGCCATGTTGTAGGCGCTGCCCCTCACATGCCCCGTTTCCATTTAGTTTCCCGGGTCACACCGACTACTCTCAGAACCCATGAAGATCACGCGCGGACTTGTGCTATCGCTACTGTTGGCAAGCAGTATTGTGGTTTCGTCATGCTCTGCTGGATCGACTGCGTATCAAAGCCCACCTGCTGTTGATCAATCATCCATTGTTATCGCGACCACGGCGGCCGCAGCATCGCTAGATTTCACCAACGCGTCTGGTGCTGCTATCCCCCAGGCCATGATGTCGAATATTTATGAAGGCTTGGTAAAAATCGATGCCAATGGTGATATCCAACCACTGCTAGCTACTTCTTGGGAGATTTCAGAAGACCGCACGCAGTATATTTTTCAGTTGCGGGAAGGTGTGCATTTTTCAAATGGGGATCCTTTCAATGCGGCTTCGGCTAAGTTTTCCATTGACCGGGTTAAAACTAAATGGACCAATGGGCTTAAAAGTGGCATGGATGTGGTGGATTCCACGGAAGTGTTAGATGAGCATACTTTAAGAGTCACTTTGTCCAGGCCTTCTAATCAGTGGCTGTGGAACATGGGGACTGCGATTGGTGCGATGATGACCGAAGGGGGCGTCGATAAGCTTGCAACTGATCCCGTTGGCACCGGCCCGTATACGGTGACACACTGGGCGCCGGGGCGGGCGATCGGGTTCGGCGCGCGTGCCAATTATTGGGGGCAAAAGCCGCTTAACGACGCCGCAACCATCCGCTACTTCAGCGATGCGACGGCCTCAACCAATGC
Above is a genomic segment from Corynebacterium suranareeae containing:
- a CDS encoding phosphotransferase, producing the protein MSIGQHIINERFYGAKSQTIHDVDIVLSQECGENTLAVVRINNVLYQLLVNDDGKDVLDHHVEEVGASFGTWAGDADFPIGPFKELGAQQSNSSFITADKQAIVKYFRKLEPGLNPDVELLSQISSCTNIAPILGFSTATIDGRSYTLVMAQQYIPGQDAWEYALTTTNASFADDAEKIGQATRNVHTALAQAFPTSVVSAQTLGDGLTTRLDSLIHQAPELAKFKAPARSLYQSLEGDAHIQRIHGDLHLGQLIKTSDRYILIDFEGEPARPLHQRRLPDSPLRDLAGIIRSIDYAANFDGEFTQWANEATALFLAGYGSIENEELLNAYILDKALYEVAYEINNRPDWVKIPLEAVERILD
- the idi gene encoding isopentenyl-diphosphate Delta-isomerase; the encoded protein is MTTEVELVVLADSEGNAIGTAPKATVHTKDTPLHFAFSTYILNPRGELLVTRRALSKKTWPGVWTNSMCGHPGPDETNADAIRRRGVDELGLEVDSFLDIQEILPDYQYRAEDASGIVEWELCPVHLVRLAVGEFVEPLDDEVEEFEWVEPQKLFDAVDATPFVFSPWLVDQLSAPELRQAILEAFDAE
- a CDS encoding DUF3558 family protein translates to MRRTWLLICGTTLAVTGCSGGSTTPVTVTVTEAATSEEASSIEPSNDVLASQFHPCEVLTQEQFENAGLIELVDQDTDLGTLASGCTFRQSNTLDLPGIWMVATDTVDREYVRALSLETIDWGTKKNPDIYVQQVSLNARQCEAANDYDWGRLTVTYFETGEVWEPEILCPGAVQTLDNLLEEIEGNK
- a CDS encoding MalY/PatB family protein; translation: MRFPELEELKNRRTLKWTRFPEDVLPLWVAESDFGTCPPLKEALADAVEREVFGYPPDATGLNEALAGFYDRRYGFAPKPENVFAIPDVVRGLKLAIEHFTKPGSAIIVPLPAYPPFIELPKVTGRQAIYIDAHKYDLKEIEKAFAEGAGSLLFCNPHNPLGTVFSEDYIRELTDIAAKYDARIIVDEIHAPLVYEGTHVVAAGVSENAANTCITITATSKAWNTAGLKCAQIFFSNDADVKAWKKLSDITRDGVSILGLIAAETVYNEGEEFLNESLEILKSNRDFAAAELEKLGVKVYAPDSTYLMWLDFSGTKIEEAPSKILREEGKVMLNDGAAFGGFKTCARLNFACSRETLEEGLRRIASVL
- the brnQ gene encoding branched-chain amino acid transport system II carrier protein, with the protein product MSKKSVLITSLMLFSMFFGAGNLIFPPMLGLSAGTNYLPAILGFLATSVLLPVLAIIAVVLSGENVKDMASRGGKIFGLIFPIAAYLAIGAFYALPRTGAVSYSTAVGVDNALYSGIFNFVFFAVALALSWNPNGIADKLGKWLTPALLLLIVVLVALSMATLSGTPGEPNSAYAEQPAGAGLLEGYMTMDAIAALAFGIVVISAFKYQKVKKVRTATVASAFIAGILLALVYLGLGSIGQVVTGEFADGTAILNHAAASTMGEVGRIIFVAILILACMTTAVGLISATSEFFNSLLPGISYHVWAIVFSLISFGVATMGLDVVLAVAAPVISFIYPSAITLVFLTLIEPLLFRFKWTYLLGIWTAVVWALFMSFPSLETYIEWAPLHSMSLGWVIPVLVTSAIGLVIDGNKKRSRTVAKKESVSV
- a CDS encoding LLM class flavin-dependent oxidoreductase; this encodes MSVPLSLIDFATIFDGERPGDSFKRSVALAQKAEALGFKRIWYAEHHNMESISSAAPAVLISHIGAHTNTIRLGAGGVMLPNHSPYVIAEQFGTLAELYPDRIDLGLGRAPGTDMNTLRALRRDPQSAENFPSDVVELNSYLTGRSRLPGVNAIPGKGTNVPLYILGSSLFGAQLAAQLGMPYSFASHFAPTHLEHAVQTYRDSYQPSEQHPEPYVIAAVNVTAADSTEQAHDDFYKVARARVKNMALRGRQVTDEQLDELMDSPAARQIVDMLRYTAVGTGSEVKEYLEGFVKTAQADELMISLQSPNTDATTRNMEILADTWIK
- a CDS encoding BCCT family transporter gives rise to the protein MSSNIAITTEPEGKNKRGLKSDPFIFSISVGFIVVFVIATIVLGEKARTSFSAVAGWLLENLGWMYIGGVSLVLIFLIGIFASRYGRVKLGDDDEDPEHSIIVWFCMLFAGGVGAVLMFWGVAEPINHAFNVPMANEESMSEAAIVQAFAYTFYHFGIHMWVIMALPGLALGYFIYKRKLPPRLSSVFSPILGKHIYSTPGKLIDVLAIVGTTFGIAVSVGLGVLQINAGMNKLWSTPQVSWVQLLIILIITAVACISVASGLDKGIKLLSNINIAMAVALMFFILFTGPTLTLLRFLVESFGIYASWMPNLMFWTDSFQDNPGWQGKWTVFYWAWTICWSPYVGMFVARISRGRTVREFIGGVLALPAIFGVIWFSIFGRAGIEVELNNPGYLTQPTVVEGDVPAALFNVLQEYPLTGIVSAFALAVIVIFFITSIDSAALVNDMFATGEENQTPTSYRVMWACTIGAVAGSLLIISPASGIATLQEVVIIVAFPFFLVQFVMMFSLLKGMSEDAAAVRRVQTRQWEKTDTPEKLEEHSSQPAPGYDEEGNPLPMPALEHDEDGNIVIPGNVVIEGDLGVVGDVVDDPEEAQEMESRFKIVEQTRPQSREEYNI
- a CDS encoding AEC family transporter, with protein sequence MQQVLMGFTVVFIVIGIGWILGRRDTLGANAQKPLSLFVYYVATPALLFDRVTKSDTSTIFSLNFVVIALSALIVGFLFFLLMRFVIKRTTAVSVIGMLAASYANAGNLGIPLAAYILDDFTVVIPVILFQVAFYAPITMTIMEMLTKKKSTNLVRNLVVTPLTNTMVLAAIAGIAVSLTSMTMPVVIAQPVEMVANASVPLALVVFGLSLSKSKVLEKGQVSRRDVFLAALFKNVLHPIVAGLLAWAFGMEGTALLSAVILGALPTAQNVYTYALRFRTAESMARDTGVVTTLISFPVLVAVSIIFGSSG